From Candidatus Hinthialibacter antarcticus, a single genomic window includes:
- the tsaD gene encoding tRNA (adenosine(37)-N6)-threonylcarbamoyltransferase complex transferase subunit TsaD: protein MRILGIETSCDDTGVAIVDAGNGVLTNLVASQVDLHRPYGGVVPEIASRAHIENLSPLVQRALQDASVKFSDLDAIAVTYTPGLSGCLLVGVSYAKALAYSLGVPLIGVNHLEAHIFTSALDVAPEDQPPFPHLSLLVSGGHTALYRIDSWTQQTLLGSTKDDAAGEAFDKVAKLLALGFPGGPVIQKRAEGYDGEWIEFPRPMLHQGLDFSFSGLKTAVLQKSREKELCEDDVTQIAASFQRAAVDVLVSKTLKAAKQFGLRDISLVGGVSANKALREELTRRASEKGCKVYLPDFKYAMDNGAMVAGLAHHYYQEKRFSDLTLNAIA, encoded by the coding sequence TTGCGAATCCTCGGAATTGAAACCTCCTGTGATGACACCGGCGTCGCGATAGTCGACGCCGGAAACGGCGTACTGACCAATCTGGTCGCGTCTCAGGTCGATCTCCATCGGCCTTACGGCGGCGTCGTGCCCGAAATCGCTTCCCGCGCCCATATCGAAAATCTCAGCCCGCTGGTGCAACGCGCCTTGCAGGACGCCAGCGTGAAATTCAGCGACCTGGACGCGATTGCCGTCACCTATACGCCCGGCTTATCGGGGTGTTTGCTGGTCGGCGTGTCGTACGCCAAGGCGCTGGCGTATTCGCTGGGAGTCCCGCTGATTGGGGTGAACCATCTCGAGGCGCATATCTTCACCAGTGCGCTTGACGTCGCGCCCGAAGATCAGCCGCCGTTCCCTCATTTATCGCTGCTGGTTTCCGGTGGACACACCGCGCTCTATCGTATCGACAGTTGGACGCAGCAAACCCTGCTTGGTAGCACAAAAGACGACGCGGCGGGCGAGGCGTTCGACAAAGTCGCCAAATTGCTTGCTCTGGGTTTTCCCGGCGGGCCGGTGATTCAAAAACGCGCTGAAGGCTACGACGGCGAGTGGATCGAGTTCCCGCGCCCGATGCTGCATCAAGGTTTGGATTTTTCATTCAGCGGCCTCAAAACCGCCGTGCTGCAAAAAAGCCGTGAGAAAGAATTATGCGAAGACGACGTGACCCAGATCGCGGCGTCGTTTCAGCGCGCGGCGGTGGATGTGTTGGTGAGCAAGACCCTGAAAGCGGCTAAGCAATTTGGTTTGCGCGATATTTCCCTAGTCGGCGGGGTTTCGGCGAATAAAGCCTTGCGCGAAGAACTCACCCGCCGGGCGTCCGAAAAGGGATGCAAGGTGTACTTGCCTGATTTCAAATATGCGATGGATAACGGCGCCATGGTGGCGGGACTGGCCCATCACTACTACCAGGAAAAGCGCTTCTCAGACCTCACC
- a CDS encoding peptidoglycan DD-metalloendopeptidase family protein: MRIGLISLFLLFAVTLVALAQDVGPDPSALKAQLLEEQARARKIESQRLNLERNVQVRQKRLKSVNKTLQIYEYNIEQAQKVLEGAQREIDGIQKRNLERLELFRACSYSIEGQLVRNVADSRLIQVRGESIQRTAAQIAQDLFAAMKAEGPRLIELQRIVDEKKAYQQRIRNVYLPADLQKQETQEDIILKNVEALQETQAASVEISSSIRTLKENLQAAQQKIEKLQATFQRTKAAPTPIASIPDAVKPPITTASAVQSVTNRSQAFTRFEDKKGQMSWPAEGRLARPFGEYAHPTLQVKMTNAGVDIETEPGAALAAAADGEVMYAGEIPGMGESVILDHGGDYLTVYGNLRPRVQKNDWVTAGQVLGSVNGNSAGRAVYHFELRKGNAPLNPIVWLRRLPSL; encoded by the coding sequence ATGCGCATCGGGCTGATTTCTCTGTTTTTGCTGTTTGCCGTTACGCTGGTCGCGTTGGCGCAAGACGTAGGCCCCGACCCGAGTGCGTTAAAAGCGCAGCTATTAGAAGAACAGGCCCGCGCCAGAAAAATTGAGTCTCAACGGTTGAATCTGGAACGCAATGTCCAGGTTCGCCAAAAGCGCCTGAAGTCAGTCAACAAAACCTTACAGATTTATGAATATAACATCGAACAAGCCCAAAAGGTGCTTGAGGGCGCCCAACGGGAAATTGATGGCATCCAAAAACGCAACCTGGAACGTCTCGAACTCTTTCGCGCTTGCTCGTATTCAATTGAGGGCCAGTTGGTGCGCAATGTGGCCGATTCGAGGTTGATTCAAGTGCGGGGAGAGTCGATTCAACGCACGGCGGCGCAGATTGCGCAAGATTTGTTCGCCGCGATGAAGGCTGAAGGGCCGCGCTTGATAGAATTACAGCGCATTGTCGATGAGAAAAAGGCCTACCAGCAGCGTATTCGCAATGTGTATCTTCCTGCTGATTTGCAGAAACAAGAGACCCAAGAAGACATTATTCTAAAAAATGTAGAAGCCTTGCAAGAAACCCAAGCGGCGTCGGTCGAGATTTCATCTTCAATCCGAACCTTGAAAGAGAACCTGCAAGCGGCGCAACAAAAAATCGAGAAATTACAAGCGACGTTTCAGCGCACCAAAGCGGCGCCGACGCCGATTGCGTCAATACCCGACGCGGTGAAGCCGCCGATAACGACCGCAAGCGCAGTGCAGTCTGTCACCAACCGCTCTCAGGCATTTACCCGGTTTGAAGATAAAAAAGGTCAGATGTCTTGGCCTGCCGAAGGGCGCCTCGCGCGTCCGTTTGGGGAATACGCTCACCCGACTCTTCAAGTGAAAATGACCAATGCGGGCGTGGATATCGAGACGGAACCCGGCGCCGCGCTGGCGGCGGCCGCTGACGGCGAAGTGATGTATGCGGGTGAGATTCCCGGTATGGGCGAATCGGTCATACTCGACCACGGCGGCGACTATCTGACTGTGTATGGCAACTTGCGCCCCCGCGTTCAAAAAAACGACTGGGTAACCGCCGGGCAAGTATTAGGCAGCGTCAACGGAAATAGCGCCGGACGCGCGGTTTACCACTTTGAATTGCGCAAAGGCAACGCGCCGCTCAACCCGATTGTTTGGCTGCGACGGCTCCCTAGCCTGTAA
- a CDS encoding S41 family peptidase, which produces MASPGKRHIGLFFGLLLIVLVGLGMGVQRTVMAIDDFDEGMRKIKLLASVLAKIQEQYVDEDKVNTEDLINGAIHGMLATLDRYSVYMEPTEAKEFNDQTQGQFGGLGIQIDVVDGWLTVIEPLPGTPAAEAGLTSSDRIVEIEGESTKGITIYGAIQKLKGEPGTQVTLTIARQGETALFQRTVTRAIINTKAVEEDEIRMLDDHIGYVRLRDFTRDAGDELEEGIRELQTRGMDALVLDLRDNVGGLLDVAVKICDLFVDKGEVIVSHRKNRTDYNEPRIYRAQREPIGDFFLAVLVNEFSASASEIVAGCVQDHGRGVIVGPAGHRTFGKGSVQTLIEASELQGGALKLTTAKYYTPSGRSISDDKGLLPDVFAQVNDEQRIAIRRAGKVGVLPKNISGDEPKEEKPIEEIEDSKEKTEEPEPITVDEVFNPHDEAGVDAANDDLYDEELFAAYQCLKGASVLNLNLNRRYSLANPRN; this is translated from the coding sequence ATGGCGTCTCCCGGAAAAAGACATATAGGGCTGTTTTTTGGACTGCTTTTAATCGTGCTGGTCGGTTTGGGTATGGGTGTGCAGCGCACGGTCATGGCCATCGACGACTTCGACGAAGGCATGAGGAAAATCAAACTGCTGGCCAGCGTCTTGGCGAAAATCCAAGAACAATACGTCGATGAAGACAAGGTCAACACCGAAGACCTCATCAACGGCGCCATCCACGGCATGTTGGCGACGCTCGATCGCTACAGCGTCTATATGGAGCCGACCGAGGCCAAGGAATTCAACGACCAGACCCAGGGCCAGTTCGGCGGGTTGGGCATCCAGATCGACGTGGTCGACGGCTGGCTGACCGTCATCGAACCGCTGCCCGGGACGCCCGCAGCCGAAGCCGGACTCACCAGCAGCGACCGCATTGTCGAGATTGAAGGCGAGTCAACCAAGGGAATCACCATCTACGGCGCCATCCAAAAACTCAAAGGCGAACCGGGAACGCAAGTCACGCTGACCATTGCGCGCCAGGGCGAAACCGCACTATTTCAGCGCACTGTCACACGCGCCATTATTAATACCAAAGCCGTCGAAGAAGACGAAATCCGTATGCTGGACGACCATATCGGGTATGTCCGCTTGCGCGACTTTACCCGCGACGCAGGCGACGAATTAGAAGAAGGCATCCGTGAACTTCAAACCCGGGGGATGGACGCGCTGGTTCTCGATTTACGCGACAACGTCGGCGGTTTGCTCGATGTCGCTGTGAAAATATGCGACCTGTTTGTGGATAAAGGCGAAGTGATTGTTTCTCACCGCAAGAACCGGACGGACTACAACGAACCGCGTATTTACCGGGCGCAACGCGAGCCAATCGGCGACTTTTTCCTTGCGGTGTTGGTGAATGAATTTTCCGCCAGCGCCTCAGAAATCGTAGCGGGCTGCGTCCAAGACCACGGACGCGGCGTCATCGTCGGGCCTGCCGGACACCGCACCTTCGGTAAGGGTTCCGTGCAGACATTGATTGAGGCGTCAGAGTTGCAGGGCGGCGCCTTGAAGCTGACCACGGCGAAATATTACACCCCGTCAGGGCGTTCGATTTCAGACGACAAGGGCCTGTTGCCAGACGTATTTGCTCAAGTCAATGATGAACAGCGCATCGCCATCCGCCGCGCGGGCAAAGTCGGCGTCTTGCCCAAAAATATCAGCGGCGACGAACCCAAAGAAGAAAAACCCATCGAAGAAATTGAAGACAGCAAAGAAAAAACCGAAGAACCCGAACCCATCACGGTGGATGAAGTGTTTAATCCGCACGATGAAGCGGGCGTGGACGCAGCAAACGACGATTTGTATGACGAAGAACTCTTTGCGGCGTATCAGTGCTTAAAGGGCGCGTCTGTTTTGAACTTGAACCTCAATCGGCGATATAGTCTTGCGAATCCTCGGAATTGA